Below is a genomic region from Drosophila kikkawai strain 14028-0561.14 chromosome X, DkikHiC1v2, whole genome shotgun sequence.
gtCGATTTTTAGCTGGTAAAATTGCTAAAAATAACTTGCTATTaatgattacatttttttataaaacttttgattaagaaaaaaaacaataattatatttaaaaatttattaaaattacctgCAATTACAATTTACAAACATTTTTACCGCTCCTTGTGCAATGGTATTCGAACCGGATATTTGTGTATACTTATTTTGTAATCCCTTTGAGTCAAAGGATCACGCTGTTTCAGTTTCATAAAGTCTCGCCTTTCCTTTCACAATTGTCGCGCTTTTCCTTTGTGCCCTGGTGTTCAGTGTTCATTTTGCgcatatttttcatttatcgACAGTCATCGATTATCGTTTTCACCTCCATTTCCCGGCCTCGcttgttttcccatttttctgttaagttttatttgtgtattaaatttatttatgatgcacttttttttcccccagcACACTCGTCCTGCCATTTCTgttggctttatttttttggcacgCAGCCATTTTGTAAATCATACTTAAAATGGTGGGGAAGTGGGGTTGGGGGGGCCGGAAAATGGCggaatttgttgttgctgcttgtTTATTTGGTGAGTGTTTAATTGGTTTAaattacacacacactcacacccacAGCCATGGACATGGAGGCATTTTTCAGGGAAAATCGGGGAGCGGGAAAATTCGAACGCGtgaaatcaacatttttaattgtttacttCTCACTGATTACacgtttaataataaaaataaataaaattcaatgaaCTGCCCTCATCCTGCAAGTCcgttttattgcattttattgttaaatcaTTTCTCATTGTCGCCCCAaatgggaatatatatatatatatatattttttttttttgttatttactaAAGGCAGTATTTTTGTTACttaattattgtttgtttGACCTGCCCACCGAGCACTTGATTAAGGTGGTTTTAATTACAATTGCAAATATGTATACACCAAATACCGGCATTACATATAGTGCCACTTTGTTTGCAAATAAATTGCTCTCTATATATGGGTACGATCTGTGGAAATTCCCGTGGCCCAAGGATATACTATTCAGCGACAAAATGTGGTCcattaattgtattatttgcACATTGTCTGGCCATCAAAATCGTTGAAGCAAATGCTGCAGGGTATTTTAagtctattttatttatttattaaattaaaatgaactAAAAATGTagaagtaaaatatatataactaaaattgaatttattttaattatttttaaaggtttttataaataataaactaaaattagaTAGGAATATGGTATCATAAGGagattttattgatttaatgctaaaagtaaacaaattttattaattaaaaatgataaataattaataaaataaagaaacattaacttagtttaataattaattggattttttttattttatataaattgtatacctttttttatattttataacatttttaatattatgtaCAAGCCAAATTTCTTGattgaaaattgaatttcaatattttcggcatacttttggggctgcattattatttaagcttaaaattctttcataaaatatatattaaatatttttaagaagatTAAGTTAAGtgttttgttaaatttaataccTTTCAAGACTTTTTAAAagcctttttatattgttaTAACTTTTAGTAagactttaaattatatatatattaaatattcttttaattgtaattatattaaataatatataaatgttaaaGAACCCATAAAATCATCAAACCAATGTGCCCTTCATGGgtgtcaaaaataaataaaataaaataaaaataaacacccAACGTTATTAACAAACCCAATCTCAGCGCAGTTGACATTCAATCCAACCACTCAACCCATCCATTAGCAGGCCAAACCCAAAAGGCCGAACCCCAAAAAAACCAGTGAAAATCCCTTGAAGATTTAAGTATTAATAAATCTCAAAATAAACACTGCCAGAGATGGGTGGATGGGGGACAGAGGGGGACCTTAGCAAATTAAAACTAAGCCCGAGAGACATCGCACACAACCGAATCAAAAATCTCTATCTGTGTGTTTGACCTCTCCGGCTCTGGGCTCTGACTCTGGGCTCTGGTGACATAAATTGATAAAGTCGCTCCACTGGCCACTCGGTGGGTAAACATTTGAGAACCGAACTCGAAGGCACCTCggctgtttatttattaaaatcaatttttacaCAAATTAATAGAGCAAAGGCCAGTGGCGTTTACTTTGTCAATTTGCGATTTATATGAGCGAtaatactatatacatatatatatatattattccatctgtcatttatacatatatttatttcagaGCCTGATCCTCTGCGGAAAGGTACGGATTGCACAGACGTGAAatggaaataaacaaataagccGCCGTCGCTTTAATGGGGATATATGCACAGACGACGGGTTGGCCTGATTGTATAATATTGTATAATTGCTCCGCCGATTCCCGGTAATGATGACATCACATCACCAGACAAAAAACAGGCTCGGCCtaggtggaaaaaaaaaacactttacaACAGCGACAAACACTTAATCTCGACGAGTGCGAAAATCAAACGAGAGCAGGTCAACTAAGCTCCAcagaaattgtgaaaaattttGCGGTTAAAGGGGGTTTAATTGGGGATTTTAATGGGTTAATGTATATAGTAAAACATATATCTTGGGTCTATATTCGaattttgctttgattttgCTTTGGCATCGTTGTTAACCTAGGCTTAAGTGAGTTGAACTTTGCTTTTACTtgataagaaataatataatttattattattatatatatatatattaatatatattttatagacaCAAATATacagtaaaatatatattattatttttatttattaatctattttttataggcaactaagtaatatttaattgtacatttgataaagaaaacaaagctcAAACTTAAGCTTACTAAGATTTAAACAAAGATTATTTaaggaatatataaatttaatagatTAATCTTTAGAAGAAGTACAAAATATACCCTTATTTACATAactaaatatgcaaatttgtgAATTAATCATTAAAATCAACAGAACACAAATACTAATCATCATTTAATTATCTTGGTATACTATTTCTAAGATCTAAGTAAATAGATTGATCTAAACTGAAGGTCTACCGCTCTCAAGTGATcttcaataaattattaattttcttttaagaaaaatgtttaatttttaatggttAAATGTGAAtgttatttacttttaagcACAAGACTTAATTGATTATTTAGAgctatataaataatatggaATTCAGCTATTGTAACTATCAATACCAATCAACAGCttctacaaataatatttggatttaattttaagctaGGTTAGActacacgaaaaaaaaaaatttcgaattgcatacagaaaaataaaattaaatttatatacaatattttatatatatttatcaccttaatattattattataattattatattattaattttattattaaggaagaaaagaaagatgaaaatatattttttcagaaatttaacatattaattttaagtaaatttataaattttatataaattaataaataatttcttgatataaatatttacttatatatatatgacatgatttttatcaatatttctatatttttaatgcaatctatatttaattattaattattaaatcaCACAACTTTTTCTTACAGTGCCTCCGTGTTCTCTGTCTATATTTTCGCTCCGTTTTCATACATTTTCAAGCCGCGTTTTTATTCTCGCTGCGTTCGCTTTGCCCTCGCTCTCCGCCTCTCCGTCTCTCCGCCTCCGTCTCTCTGTCTCCGTCTCTATCTGCTTCTCCCCATCTTCCTCCGCCTCTCCCTGCATCCACCTCATACCCCATTTTCGTATTCTCATCGAGTTCACTTAAAGTTTGGATCACCTCGGccttttcagtttcagttttgcGTTTAATGCGAGCACAACAAAAGTCggtgaatttgaatttgaatttggaatattttataatttctgtcAATCTGTGTTTCCCCATCTTtattttctgttgtttttgtttctgtgaAATCGCACTCAATGTTGTTGCTGTGACAATATCAATTTTGATGGCCTGGAACTGGAACTATAATTTCCAGTATCAGTGGGCTTGATAGTGATACGATCTAAGCTTTGGGTTTCTTGGAAATTTATTGTGGTTTTTGtggttattttttaatagttttaaacttaaataattaaatgcttTGACTTATTTTTATGTGGTTACCTTTTTTAGataattttgaaatgtttttttaaagaatttgcTGCTTATAATTTTGATTTGTGTATCTTTTAGAtgatttgaaataatttttttaatctcttaaaattttgaaatatttacaattaattaaattagtgaatttttaatattttttttacctttaaAGAGTTTTCTACTCTTAGACTTGagtttgttttggctttaatattttccttaaaattctttattaattagattcaattttaaaaaataagaaaaatcgtttttaagaagttaaaataattttaaaatactgagaatatttaaacaatttcagagctggttttcaaatattttattcataattattcCAGCCCAAAATAAGTTCAGAATCAACTAGTTTCTTCCAGAAGATTCCCAGAACCTCGTTGCCCTTCGCCTTAGCTGTAGtacttataatttttatcttattttcctatttatttaatattttttctcctCTTTGCAGTAAGACATGAAGCTCTACGCCCTGCTCTCACTTTTGGTGGGATCTCTGGCCATTGGCCAGATCTCCGCCGCCGGCTCACATCATCTGCTCTGCTACTACGATGGCAGCAGCTTTGTCCGCGAGGGTAAGTCCCGTTGCCTGGGGACGATAACGCTAGATTGGGGTTATCGGGGGAGTACCTTCGCCTCCCTCCaagcaaaatatatagaaaatatatatataaaacgatCTGTGGCTGGCAGCAAATTCAATTAGATGATTTTCACTTTTCATAGGCGCTTGCTAAAAGCATAAAGTTGTGGCTGATAATTGGCAGCGGGTCACAAGATCACGGGGCCCCCAGAGCTGTTACCGTGGCAAATTCGAGTAAATTGCAGTTTTGGGAGGGCGGAAAACCCCCACACAGTCGCTGTAGTACTTAAACTAATTGAAATTGGCGTATCGAGGGTATCGAGTATCGGTGACTCAGGTTTCGCGGAGGTGCCACCTTCAAAGCGTTAATTGATGACGCAAACGAAGCTTACAGTCGCACTTGAGTCTGTTTGTGTTTATTCTCCAAAATGCTAAATGTGATTTTCACAGAAATTAAGCAACAAATGCGACGTTGAATTAAGgaagatttatttatatttttatgattattttcaTGGAAAGATTAGGCCCATTTCAGTCAAAGAtttactaaataaatttcatggACTTCTTTGCAGGCCTCTCCAAGCTCATCTTGAGCGACTTGGAGCCCGCTTTGGCCTACTGTACCCACTTGATCTACGGCTATGCCGGCATCAATCCCTCCAGCAACAAGCTGGTGAGCAACAACGAGAAGCTTGACCTGGACCTGGGCAGCAGCCTGTTCCGCCAGGTGACTGGCCTGAAGCGCAAATACCCGGCCCTGAAGGTCCTCCTCAGCGTGGGCGGTGACAAGGACATCGTTGATCCGGACAACAACAAGTATCTGACTTTGCTGGAGAGCAGCAATGCCCGCATTCCGTTCATCAACAGCGCCCACTCGCTGGTGAAGACCTACGGCTTCGATGGCCTGGATCTCGCCTGGCAGTTCCCCAAGAATAAGCCCAAGAAGGTCCATGGCGGCATTGGCAAGTTCTGGAAGGGTTTCAAGAAGATCTTCACCGGTGACTTTATCGTTGACGAGAAGGCCGAGGAGCACAAGGAGGAGTTTACCGCGTTGGTTCGTGAGCTGAAGAACGCCTTCCGTCCTGATGGCTACCTGCTGGGAGTCAGTGTCCTGCCCAATGTCAACTCTTCCCGTGAGTTTTCACTTTTCCCTTGCCGAATTTCCCTTTGTAATCTTTTTCTGGTCGCAGTGTTCTTCGATGTGCCCGCCATCATCAACAACCTGGACTATGTGAATCTGCACGCCTACGACTTCCAGACGCCGGAACGCAACAACGAggtggccgactttccggctCCAATCTACGAGCTTAACGAACGCAATCCCGAGTCGAACATCAACTACCAGGTGAAGTACTGGACCCAGAACCGTGCTCCCGCTGCCAAGATCAATGTGGGCATTGCCACCTACGGCCGTGCCTGGAAGCTGACCAAGGACTCTGGCCTCACCGGCCTGCCTCCAGTGGCCGAAACCGATGGCGTGGCCCCCGCTGGCACCCAAACCCAGATCCCTGGCCTTCTCAGCTGGCCCGAGGTCTGCGCCAAGCTGCCCAATCCGGCCAACCAGCATCTGAAGGGCGCCGACGGTCCCCTGCGTAAAGTGGGTGATCCCACCAAGCGCTTCGGCAGCTACGCCTATCGCTCTGCCGACGACAGCGGCGAGAATGGAGTCTGGGTGAGCTACGAGGATCCCGACACGGCGGCCATCAAGGCGGAGTATGTGAAGCGTGAGGGTCTGGGCGGTATTGCGGTGGTGGATCTGAGCTTTGACGACTTCCGCGGCGGTTGCACCGGCCACGACAAGTATCCCATTCTGCGCAGCGTCAAGAGCAAGTTGTAAAGCGGTTATTTGGGACATGTTTAAGACATTTACTACCCTCACTTTTCTCACAGTGTTTCTTCTCTGTAATCGACAAGCAAATCTGTTTAATCAttaaaaagcaaattaaaataacattgACACCAAAAAGAGATGgatttttattgtgttttaAGTTGGAAAAATCTAAGTGAACGTTATTTTAGCTTTCAAGGAATTTCATTAGtcctattttttgtttttttatccTTTAACCTGACTTTAAAATTGGGAATTTTAGGAGCATTATTTGCCTCAAGTTTactcttaattatttataaaaaaaaatgtaagactAAAATCCcttttttaacctataatttatagttTCTTTTATATCATTAAGTGAGTCACAGTGAACCCCCGCTTGGCAGACCTAGTTACTGGGGCATAAATCGATTGCTCGTTGCACATTATCTGCAATTGAGTGCAACAACTTCCAATTACTTGGCCCCAAATGGCAAATAAACTGATTAGATGGCCGAATGAAGGCACTCATGTATGAATTGTGTCCAGTCCCACTTTTCTTCGTCTCTGTGGCCATTTTCCTACActtgaaacaattttttgtataatttttaaaacctaaacaaggcaaaactaaattccaaaaaatcatttattctactaaaattaaattattattttatatttaattttaatttaactcaCTCCCacttttttctctcagtgctctGCTCCTTTGCTGGCTCTCCGATTCCGTTGCTGCCTGGCGCTGTGACTTCATTTTGCTGCTCCTTCCGGCGTTTCGTGTCAGCCTGTGGTCGCCGGCTGATTGTTTTATGTGCGGTGTTTGTGCTGCCTACACCCCCCCAGCGGAATCTCCTGCCACCCACCGACAGtctaccccccccccccccccccccactgATGCAGCTTCAACTGCAGTCATGTAGCAACAGTTTCCATTGCATTGTGGCCAATGGCTCATTCATCTTTGGGCGGTGGTCATGCTGTGACCACTTGAACCATTGCCGCTGACACCCACAGAGCGAAGGggaagctgctgctggctggtgCTCCTGCCTGTCCAGGTCCTGCTGGGTGGTGCCGCTGCATGTTGCCTTCGCTTGGATCACTTTATCATTTgcaaaattgcaaaatgcaacCGCAAAAACCATAACCCAGGCGCTGGCAAAGTATATTTTAGAGCCCCGGCTTCGACTACGGGACTCCGAGTCCCTGCTTCAGCTTCAGTTGCTGCCCTAGCTCTTGCTcatgctcctgctcctgctcctgctcctgctcctttcCCCAAGCATCACATCACGCATACGCACTGTCTGCTCACCGGGCAGGCCAGGAAGTACCATTCCTCTGCCGCCTTCTCCCATCTGTAGCTCTGGCTCCTGCCCCCCTGTTCCGGCCAACGAATTTGAGGCAAGGACTGGGTTGCCGTTGATTTAGTTCTCGGTTTGTGAAAAGCGCATTGGATTTTCGGGAGGTTCCCATTGAAACGAAAAATGCACAGGGGGAAAGGGTTTAAAATTTCAGGGAATTAGattagatttaaattttaagttaagttcgtttataatttttttgtgtgctaaAATTAGTATAGAacttgattaatttatttttataaacaatttaaagagCTAATACTATGAAAAGTAAAGTTTAtatgctttaaataaatatttataaatgtaaattaagtATTTTAGACTATTTTGAGTTGATATTGGTTTTGGTTGATTTCCTTTTAAGAAATCTCTTCTGATCgttaacaaaatttaaatacatttattaccatttattttatattaaattccaATCAACTTCCTCCTAGTTTTTTTTCAGTACACATCCCTACTGCTGTTTGGGCATATCACTGGCCGCATAAATCTCGTGTCGGCACTGAGCAAGTGGCTCCTGGTTTGGGGGTCTGACTCTGatcctgctgccgctgctcatGTTGCCATGTTCTGCAGTGACCGAGGTCCCACTTACATGGACTAAGAGGCAGGAGAGCAGGAgagtgggtgtgggtgtgggtaaAGTATGATTTCTGGGCTGGGACTCcttttgcacacacacacacatgcaatTAGTCAACCACAAAATAACAAGTTGCCGTGTAAAGTGCCACGCCCAGATTGGAGTTGTCCTGGAATAAACGGGGAGGGGGCCTAAGCTGCCGCGCATGAGATGTTAACAATTATCAAAGCAATTTGCCGAAAGGCGGCCTCCAAAGCATGACCCATTACCGTAACCATTTACATTCCCAGTCCACCGAAATCCCCGCTAGCCGGGCACGCACGCACACTCGAACGATCCGGAATGAAGTTCATAACAATTACTTGGGGCGTAAACGGGCACAAAAGATACATTCGCATCCGGCAGATACATTCTGCAATTGCTGCAAATGACGCTCGACGGCGCCCCCCAAATCGAAACTCGTTTGCTGAATCAGCTGGAAAGGTGCGACGGGGGGGCTATTTTATGTCCAAGACACGTGCAAATGCAGGACCAAGGACATCACTGGATACCGGTTTCGGgattcaggattcaggattccGTGTGTGAGTCCTCTATATTGCCAGTGCGTGTCTGAGCATATGCAAATTGTCGACAGCCAGTCGGTAGCCATGGGGCAATCATCCctccaggaggaggaggagtccaTCCCCCCATTGAGTTTGGCAGTGCAAAAAGTTAATGAATGCGGCGGGGATTAGTGACTGGAGCTAGCTGGGGCTATTTATGGTGCGcaggataaataaataaatgccatACGTGAGCCGACCAAGTTCattaatgaatataaaatcaaGTGGCGGGCAAAGCCACTGCTGCtgttcttaaataaaatataacatcagctttttaacatatttatatagattgtaaatgcataaaattaaGTATTGTGTTGGGGGTTTCAAAATGagaataatttcttaaaaaccAGCTAACTTAATCAATGAAGTAAGCATAGTTTCCAGGGTGATATTCATATTAATAcactataattatttataaatatataaaaaataagaattatataaattataaatgataatttgttaaaaaaagtATTGTTTATTTACTGAATTAAATtgtgataaataaaaaagaatgattaagaaaatattttaaagagaaaCAAACGAAGAAAACCCCAAAGTTCGTGGTAAATTTATACAACTAAATGTTAGTTAAGGGTATAAGgaccaaaatataaaaaaattttccaGTTACATAATTTTCCTAAgattttctgtttgtttcctAAAGAAAACTCTCACATAAAGTCTTCAAATGCACTTGAACTTAACCTTACTTCaccttataaaaaaatactttttttaatgTCCTGCTTttgtgttatatttttaaactataaaaaatgtatcccCCTGACCAATCagatatttaaattcttaagaAATTTACACCGTGGGTGAAATGCACTCACAGTGCCGACTCGGCGGGTAGCCTGAATTATTCACTGTCAGCTTTATCGGGCGGCGTCCTCGGAGAGCGTTTTGTCCTGCGGTTTGCTTGGACttttccagcagcagcagacttTTCCCGCTTGTGTTTCCCGCAAGTGTTACATTTCGCACATGCCAGAGCCTGCGGGGAAATGGCAAAGGAAAACGGCAAAGgagcacagaaaaaaaaaaaattatgctgCGTGAAAAAGTTTTTGGCTCGACTCAAAAATGGGCGACACCTCACGTACCAGAgtccgagtgtgtgtgtgtgtgtgtgtgtgtgtgtgtgtgtgtgtgaggacACGTTTGGTGTGTTGGCCATGTTTACGAGTCCTTGGGGCCCACTTGATCAGAAGGAGTTGCCTGGGAGTTGTTTCCAGCATTTGTCCGGTTATCTAAGAGTCCTGCCccccgtttccgtttccgttttaGTTTCAGTTACCCCTTCCCCTTCCCCTTTTTCCCACCACTAAccacttaattaattaaaatagcGACATCTTCTTGAATCAATAGCTGGGTGAAGCCCATAACCATGGCTTTTCCCGAGCAAGGTGCGCTTATCGGTTCGCACAAATCACCGGATCCATAATGGAAATGTCCccgtatataatatatactatggagcagcagctcctcatGTTAATTAGAAAACCGAGCGGGAATCTGTCTCTCTGTCTCCCTTTGGCCATGTGGAAAACTCTTTTTATCAAATTCATTAATCAGCGTGCCCTGAAAATGGAATTCAAGTTCGAGGCAGCCCCGGAGAAACACACCTTCCTACGCAAAATGCCAAATGGAAAAAGGGGGGCTTCAAGCAGCTCCAAGTCCAAGGAGTGCGAGCTGGCCAATTGACCAAAGAGTTTCGGttcaaagccaaagaaaactGAAGAAACTGGATAGGAGAAGACTGGTATACTacttaaaatcaattttaaatgtattaaaatattttaaaaattaaaataaattaaaaactgaaagTATCTGCAGTTTTACAGAAATTATAAGGTGGGATCCTTGGTTATTCTGTATGATATATATTATCCTAGTTTCATAAGCTTAGATACTATGTATAGATGTTTCTATGATATttctattatattattaaggtATCCAAgcctcaaaaatatatataaaaaatattattactaaatatattaaaacctCAAACAATATATACCCTTCTCCTACACCCAGGGTATCCCAAAAAGAACATAAGAAAATTCCTATCTGCGTAAATCATAAAAAGCAGAACCAACAACAAAACCCCCCCGAGTTCGAAGTTCAAGTGGTGGGCGTCATTTTTGGCCTGCCCTCTGACTGGGCGTGGCCAATAGGCTTAGGTCCTGACGTTTGATCAAAGAAAGCCCTCGGAATTATGAAAGAAACAACAGCCAGCGACCGCAGCCTAGCATGGAAATTATTTATCGCCTCTTTTGCCCCGGCAATTGTCGGTGCTGGCCGTGTAGTTTATGATTTCCAAGGCCACGCCCAGGGCCCCTCACAGAATCCACCCAGCTCATCAGATTGTCAGTCGCCTGCCCCACTCGCGGCGGCTTTTGTGTCTAAATGTCgaggcaaataaatcaaaaaccGGGAAAATTAGTAAGGGGAAATGGCAAAGGGGCAACATTATGTTATGGCCACTCAGCTCCTCGGAACTCTTGCTCCGGCCGCTGTCTTTAATGGAAAAGCTTTTGGGGGGGCGGAGTGAAAATAGCTGGGGAAAACTGGGTGTAACCGAGGGAAAATTGATGAAGTGGCTGGACGAGAGTGCAGAAGCAACTATGAGCTAGTAACTGGCCATGAAAACTATGGGAAGATCTAGCCCGACTCTGCCACGCCGAGTTAAGGTTGACGGCGAACTTTAGCAAGTGCAATTTTGTTGGCCTTAACAATGAAAAAATGGCTTAAATGtgtactaaaaatattaaaattgatgTTTTGATCCTGGAAAATATGGTAAAGATACATCAAATGGAGGTATATCTTAGATATATTCTAACTTTagcttacaaaatatttaatcttttCCTGTTttcatgtttatttataaaataatttgtatatttttgtattaataattACCTTTTAATTACAACACCTGCCTGCATGCTGCAGCTGCTTGACTAAAGGCTCATGATTCACTCATAAAATGATTCATTAAAGTGTAAAATTGATTGCTACCGATTAGGAAATTTGCCACAGCTTTTAGGaatacattaaatttaattaaattagcttTGATTACAGGTGAGAAGAAGTTATCAAGCAACCCCTTGCCTTGATTTTTCCACCCCCTCttgaattttgtttaaacttcCTCGCGCTTTGTTTTGTTGGTCAGCAAAGCGGCTTAAGCAGGGGGTCTTTGCCGTCCCCTGAATTTCCACCCGATTTTCCGCAACCTTCACTCTCCCCTCCCCCCCACCCAGGACCCCCCTGTTAGTTTGTTAATTTTGCTTTAAGCTCATGTACGGTCAATGTTTGGCCAACACCTTGTAATATCCGTTTAAGCTGCCCGCCGCCGACTGACTGACAGTTGGACATTTTCAGCAGGACAGGGCCAATTTAGCTACAGTTCATTTGACTTGTGTGGGGGAGGTGGAAAGCCCTGggctgggggggggggggggaggacTATGGGGCTCCGAGGAGCACCAGCAGTCAGTGCTCTAAACATGACTTATGACCAGTACGTGATGCAACATAAAAATGCCATTACATAGTGCGTGTTTCGTTGCTGCTCTGTTGAGCAACCCCCACCCTCCTCCTTGGATTTTCCCACCCCCTTGGCTATTGCCTACTCGCTTTCACTCACTCACGCATCTCCGgtctctcccgctctcccgctctcccccTCTCGCTTTCGTCCAACATGACGTATGAGTGTTGCACGTTTGCCTTGCCATTCAG
It encodes:
- the Idgf4 gene encoding chitinase-like protein Idgf4, producing the protein MKLYALLSLLVGSLAIGQISAAGSHHLLCYYDGSSFVREGLSKLILSDLEPALAYCTHLIYGYAGINPSSNKLVSNNEKLDLDLGSSLFRQVTGLKRKYPALKVLLSVGGDKDIVDPDNNKYLTLLESSNARIPFINSAHSLVKTYGFDGLDLAWQFPKNKPKKVHGGIGKFWKGFKKIFTGDFIVDEKAEEHKEEFTALVRELKNAFRPDGYLLGVSVLPNVNSSLFFDVPAIINNLDYVNLHAYDFQTPERNNEVADFPAPIYELNERNPESNINYQVKYWTQNRAPAAKINVGIATYGRAWKLTKDSGLTGLPPVAETDGVAPAGTQTQIPGLLSWPEVCAKLPNPANQHLKGADGPLRKVGDPTKRFGSYAYRSADDSGENGVWVSYEDPDTAAIKAEYVKREGLGGIAVVDLSFDDFRGGCTGHDKYPILRSVKSKL